Proteins found in one Triticum aestivum cultivar Chinese Spring chromosome 4D, IWGSC CS RefSeq v2.1, whole genome shotgun sequence genomic segment:
- the LOC123095563 gene encoding short-chain dehydrogenase TIC 32, chloroplastic, with translation MLPWIFSRKGASGFSWASTADQVTAGISAAGLTAIVTGASSGIGAETARVLAARGAHVVMAVRNLAAAEAVRQAVLAETPGGSVEVMELDLSSLASVRNFAADFAATGLPLNILVNNAGVMATPFSLSKDGIEMQFATNHVGHFLLTNLLLETMKKTSRESNVEGRIVNVSSEGHRFAYKEGIRFAKLNDEEEYSTIAAYGQSKLANILHANELARRFKEEGVNITANSLHPGAIITNLLRHHSIIDVLHRTLGRLVLKNAKQGAATQCYVALHPDAKGVSGKYWSDSNLYEPSEKAKDAELGKKLWDYTLDLVA, from the exons atGCTGCCTTGGATCTTCAGCCGCAAGGGCGCGTCGGGCTTCTCCTGGGCATCCACCGCCGACCAGGTCACCGCCGGCATCTCCGCAGCCGGCCTCACCGCAATAGTCACAGGTGCGTCGAGCGGGATCGGCGCGGAGACGGCGCGGGTGCTGGCGGCGCGCGGGGCCCACGTCGTCATGGCCGTCAGGAACCTCGCCGCCGCAGAGGCCGTGCGCCAGGCCGTCCTTGCCGAGACCCCCGGCGGCAGCGTGGAGGTGATGGAGCTGGACCTCTCCTCCCTGGCCTCCGTCCGCAACTTCGCCGCCGACttcgccgccaccggcctccccctcAACATCCTCGT CAACAACGCAGGGGTAATGGCGACCCCTTTCTCCCTCTCAAAGGATGGCATCGAGATGCAGTTTGCAACTAACCATGTCG GGCATTTTCTTCTGACAAATCTTCTGTTGGAGACCATGAAGAAGACCTCCCGTGAATCAAACGTGGAAGGAAGAATTGTTAACGTTTCATCAGAGGGGCACAGGTTTGCATACAAGGAAGGCATCCGCTTCGCCAAGCTAAATGACGAGGAAGA GTATAGCACCATTGCAGCATATGGGCAGTCAAAGCTTGCCAACATTTTACATGCTAATGAACTTGCCAGGAGATTTAAG GAAGAGGGTGTTAACATCACTGCAAATTCTCTCCATCCTGGAGCTATCATCACGAACCTTCTTCGCCACCACAGCATCATAGATG TTCTCCACCGAACGCTTGGTAGACTGGTGCTGAAGAACGCCAAACAG GGAGCTGCAACGCAGTGCTACGTGGCGCTGCACCCGGACGCGAAGGGGGTGTCGGGGAAATACTGGAGCGACAGCAACCTGTACGAGCCGAGCGAGAAGGCCAAGGACGCGGAGCTGGGAAAGAAGCTCTGGGACTACACTCTCGACCTCGTCGCCTGA